A segment of the Acidobacteriota bacterium genome:
CCGGCGCCGTGAAGGGTGTCCAAAGCTTCGGCCCAGAGCCCCGGATCGTCGCTGATGCCCGACACCAGAGGCCACACCACCACGGACTCCGGATGGATGGGGGCGGCGGCGAGGAGCCCGGGGAGAAGGTCGAGATCCCGCTGCAGAAGGGCGTGGAGCACGTCCAGCATCACCGTCACCCCCTCTTCCAGCGGCGCCGGGGGCGTCTCCGGCAGCACCACCTGGAGCAACACGGGGGTGCCCTGGCGGGCCTGGCGGTGGGCCAGCTCGTCCCGCTGGGCCCGCCACAGCGGGGTCACCGGCGGCAGATAGAGGACGTCGTCCAGAGCTTCCGGAATGCGGGGAAAGGGCGGATCTTGGGAGCGCCGGGTCCCTCCCGGAGTTGGGCCGAGGCCTGCTCGGCCGAGGTGCACCCAGGGATGATCCGGCCCGGACCAGGGGCGGGGCGTGTAGCGCACCCAGCAGCGGCCGGGTTCCGGCGGCTGCTCCAAGGGCCGGGGCGCCTTGCCGGTGCCGGCGACGGCCCGCGGGGCGGTCGATCCCAGGGTGCCGGGGCCCAGGGTGTCGGGACCCAGAGTGGTGGCGCTCACTCCGTCGCTCCCCCCGTCAATCCACCCGTCACTCCTCTGGCTGCCAGGGCCTGGTGGACGTACTTGGCCAGGACGTCGATCTCCAGGTTCACCCGGCCGCCCACCTGCAGCTCCGAAAGGGTGGTGATCTCCAGGGTGTGGGGGATGAGGGCGACGGAGAATCGGTCTGCCGCTTGGGCCGCCACCGTCAGGCTGACGCCGTCGAGGGTCACCGATCCCTTCTCTACCAGAAACGGTGCCAGGTCCGCCGGCAGGGAGAAGAAAAGCTCCCGATGCTCGTCCAGATCCCGGCGCTCCACCACCTCGACGGTGGTGTCCACGTGGCCCTGGACCCAATGCCCGCCCAGGGGGTCGCCCATGCGCAGGGCGGGTTCCAGGTTGACCTCGTCCCGGGCGTCGAGGTCGCCGAGGGTAGTGCGGGAGAGGGTCTCCGGCGATAGCTCCACCACCGTGCGGCCGGGGCTCAGATCGGTGACCGTCAGGCAGACGCCGGACACCGCCAGGCTGGCCCCCGGGGAGAGGCGCTCGCTGAGCTCCAGGCTGTGCACCAGCTCCAGCCGCCGTCCTCCCTGGCCGGAAGGGGTAGGAGCGGCGATCAGCCGACCACGCTCCGCAACAAGTCCGGTAAACATCCTTCGCGAAATCCTTCCAGGATGAGGTCGCCGCCACGGCGACGGATGACCAATTCCTCGATCCGCGGCGCCTCGGTGAGGGAGAGGGCCCCGGCTCCGCCCAAAGGCCCCGGCGCCCCGGCACCGCCGATGAGCATCGGAGCACAATCGACGGCGACGCGGTCGAAGAGCTGCGCCTCGACGAAGGAGGCCAGCAGCACTCCACCGCCCTCCACCAGCAGGCTCTGAACACCGCGCCGGTGCAGATCGGCGAGCACCGAGACGGGCTCGACGCCGCCGGGCAGATCCGCGACTACCGTCGCCCCGGCCTCTTCCAGCCGCCGATGAGCCGCCTCGTCCGGCGATTCAGTGTACACCACCACCTCTCCCTCGACCTGGAAGAGGCGGGCCGTCGGCGGCAGCCGCAAACGGCGGTCCATGACCACCCGCAGGATCGGCCCGGGGGCCTTGCTCATACGCCGATTGAGGCGCGGATCGTCCGCCACGGCGGTGCCGCTGCCCACCAGGATGGCGTCGTGCTCTTCCCGCAAGTCCAGGGCCCAACGGCGCCCCTGGGGGGAGGAGATCCACTGGCTCTCGCCGCTGGCGGTGGCAATGCGGCCGTCGAGGCTCATGGCCCATTTCACCGTCACCGCCGGGCGTTGGAGCACCAGACTGGTGAGGAAAGGTAGATTGAGGGCCACGGCGTCGCGGGTCGTATCCTCGCCGGTCTCCAAGCCCCACTCCACCTCCACGCCGGCGTCCCGCAGGCGCTGGAAGCCGTTGCCGGCCACCTGCGGGTTGGGGTCGCGGTGGCAGGCCACCACCCGGGCGACGCCGGCTTCCAGCACGGCATCGGCACAGGGCGGGGTGCGGCCGTGATGGCTGCACGGCTCGAGGGTGACGTAGAGGGTGGCGCCGCGGGCGGCGTCACCGGCCTGGCGCAAGGCTTCCACCTCGGCGTGGGGGCCGCCGGGGCGGCGATGGTAGCCCTCCCCCACCACCTCGCCGTCGCGCACCAGCACCGCCCCGACCCGCGGGTTGGGAGAGGTGCCGTAGCGGCCCCGGGCGGCGAGGCTCAGGGCCCGGCGGAGATAGCGGCGGGAGCTAGAGGATGAGGGCAGAAGCGAACTCCCGGGGGCGGAATTCCACCAGGTCTTCGGCGGCCTCACCGACGCCGATGTAGAGGACCGGCAGCCGCAGGTCCCGGGCCACCGCCACCGCCATGCCACCCTTGGCGGTGCCGTCCATCTTGCTCAGGATGACGCCGTCCACCTCCGCCACGGAGGTGAATTGGCGGGCCTGGGAGAGGGCGTTCTGACCGGTGGTGGCGTCGAGCACCAGCAGGGTGCGCACCTGCCAATCGGCGGCTTCCCGGCCTACCACGCGGCGAATCTTGGCCAGCTCCTTCATCAGATGCTCTTTGGTGTGCAGGCGGCCAGCGGTGTCGACGATGAGGTGATCGATGCCGCGGGCGCGGGCCGCCTGCAGGGCGTCGAAGACCACCGCCGCCGGATCGGCGCCGGAGCTCTGGCTGACCACTCCCACCCCCAGGCGCTCGCCCCAGAGCTGGAGCTGCTCGATGGCGGCGGCCCGGAAGGTGTCGCCGGCGGCCAGCAGTACCTTCTCACCCTGGTTCAGGGAACGCTTGGCGAGCTTGGCGATGGTGGTGGTCTTGCCGACCCCGTTGACCCCTACCATCAGGGTCACCAACGGCCCGTCGGTGCGCTTGGGAGGCTGGGGCGCGTCGAGGAGCAACACCGCCATCTCGTCCGCCAGGATCTCGCGGATGCGCACGATGTCGCCGCCCTGGCCGGGGCGCACCTGCTGCTTCACCGCCTCCACCAGCTCGAGGGCGGTCTCTACCCCCAGGTCGGCGCTGATGAGCACCTCTTCCAGGTACTCCAAGGTCTCTTGGTCGAGGGTCGCGCGACCCTCCATGGCGTCGCTGACCTTCTCCAGCAGCTCGGTGTGGGTCATGAACAAGCCGCGTTTGAGCTTGCCCAGGAAACCGCGCTGTTGGATCTGCTCTGGAATTTGCGCTTCCGGCGCAATCTCCAGCGATTCTTCGTTCTCTGAATCCGTCATGGGAGGGTCTTCCGATGGCTAAGGATTCCCGGGAGGGGAATCTCAATCAAACAATTCTTTGCGCACCAATTGGGCCGCGTCGTCGAGGGTGCGTTGGGCCACGGCCACCAGTGCCGGCCGCCGCTGCACCATCGCCAGGCAGTAGCCTTCGGGCAGCGCCACCGCGTAGATGTGCATGCCGTTCTTGGCGATGTGCATCTGGTGGGGATTCCCCAGGTCCGCTTCCTCCGACAGCCGTTCCACCTGGCGCAGATAGATGCTCAGGTACGCACCCACCACCTTCAGCTGGTACGGGGTCAGATCGGTGTAGGCCATGTCCACGGCCTCACCGCTCTCGTCGACGAAGAGGGTGCCGACGGCGTCTTCGTTGCGCGACAGGAGATCCGCGAGGATGTATTGAAAGGGCATAAGCTCCCTCGTTGCCGAGACCTGCTTGTTCGGGGCCTTCTAGCTCGGGACCTTCATGGTCTGGGACCCTCGTGCTAGGCCGTCTATGGAAATCTGCGGAGGCGGCGCCTCGTCATGCCTGATCTTCTCCCGGCGGGGCTCCAGGATCAACCGGAGGCCAAGGAAACATTGGCCGGCTCCGCCGGCACCGCCTTGGCAGGCTTGATCTCCCCCTTCTTCACCGCCTTGAGGAATGCGGTCACGATCTTGGCGTCGAAGCGAGCGCCGGTGAGCTTGGTGATGGTCTCGACGGCGTACTCCAGGGTGTAGGCGTTCTGGTACGGCCGGTTGGTGGTGATGGCGTCGAAGGTGTCCGCCACCGCCACGATGCGCGCCTGGAGGGGGATCTGCTCGCCCTTGAGACCGTCGGGATAGCCGCGGCCGTTCCAGTTCTCATGGTGCCAGCGGATCACCGGCAGCGCCTCCCGTAGCTGCTCGATGGGGGCCATGATGTCGGCGCCGATGACCGTGTGCATCTTCATCTGCTCATATTCTTCCGGCGCCAGCACCCCACCCTTCTTGAGGATGCGGTCCTCGACGCCGATCTTTCCTACGTCGTGGAGCAAGGCGGCGATCCACAGCCGGCTCTGGAAGTCCTCCGGCTGCCCCAGATGCCGGGCGATGGTGCGGGCCACCGCCGCTACCCGCTCCGAGTGGCCGCGGGTGTAGGGGTCCTTGGCGTCAATGGCGGCGGTGAACGCGCGCAGGGAGCCGATGAACAGCTCGCGGTTGGCCTGGGCCGCCCGTTGCAGCTGGGCGACATAGCGCTCCACGGTGCTGCCCATGGCGTTGAAGTCCGCCGCCAGATCGCCGAGCTCGAACCGCAGGCCGGCGGTGTCCACGCGGCTGCTGAAATCGCCGGCGGCGATGTCGTGGGTGGTGGCCGCCAGCCGCTGGATGGGCTGGCCGATCCAGCCGGAGGCCAGGTAGGCGATGATCAACGCCAGCAGCACCAGGAAGAGGGAGGAGACCAGGGCGGTGAAGAGCAGCCGGCGCACGTTGGCGAAGGCGGAAGCCTCCGGCCGGTGCACCACCACACCCCAGCCCGGCTCCTCGATGGGGCTGACGATGGCGATCATGCGCTGGCTCTCCCCCGCCACCGTCACCGGATAGATTTCGGTCAGGGGCATGGGGCGCTGGACGAAGCTGGAGATGAGCTCCGATTCCAGCAGCGCCCGCTGCCGTTCCTCGGAGTCGGTGCTGGCCCAGATGAGCTGGCCTTCGCGGTCGATGAGGAAGGCGTCCTCGGGGCCTCCGCGACCGACTCCGCCGGCCAGATCGTCGATCAGCCGGGGCGGCTGCAGCACCGCCTCCAACACCAGTGCCGGCGCGGTCTCCACCGCACCGCCGGAGTCCTCCACGGCTGCGCCACTGTCGTTCCCGGCGCCGCTGGCTGCCCGCGCCAGCCCCACCGGCACCGCCAGCACCACCGCCGGCCGCTGGGCGTCGAGATCTTTGACGAAGCGATAGACCGGCTCACCGTGGGTGACGGCCTGTTGAAACGCTTCCGCCACCGCCCGGTTCATCGCCGGCGTCACCGTCTGGGAAGTGAATTGCGGCCCGCGCCCCGCGGAATCCACCACCGCCAGCAACGGCCAGTCGCTGTGCTCCCGGAAGAAGCTCTGGAGGAAGCGGCCAAATCCGGGGGAGCGCAGAATCAACTCGATATTGGCCGGTCCCACCAGCTCCCCGTCGGAGCGACCGTCCGGCGAGGCCGCAGCCTCACCCTCGACCTGCGGCGGCGCCTGGTCGGCAGTGGCGGCGAGGATGGTCTCACCGAGCAATTCCAGCTGGTGCCGGGCCTCGATGAGATAGCGGTCGACCTCCCGGGACAAAGCCCCGGCGGTGCGAGTCAGATCGGTTTGTTCCTGGGTCCTCAGGAGGTCCTGGGTGGGGCCGGTGAGGACAGCGGTGCTGATGGCCAGAGGGATGACTCCGGCAAGAAGGATCAGGAGAAAGAGGACTTGTCGGAGCTTGAGGGAAAGTGCCATGAAGCGTAAGACCCCGCGAACCACATAGGCGACAGCGAGTGCATCCGGGGCGAGTTCGGTGCCGCGGTTAGCGTCGCGTCGAGCCGGCGGGGGGGCCAGCCAGGGAGTCGGCTGCGGGCATTATACGCCAAGTGCGCAACAGGCGATGAGGGAGAGTTGGTTGGGTGGTGTCCTGACCTGAAACTTGACCGTAGAATCTGCGGGCTGATGTTGCCTATTCGCGGGAATGACGGGGGTGGTGACGGAGAGGGTGAGGGAAGTAGCAAAGGATTGTGGTGTCGGCACCTCCACCCGGGGATCCAATCCCCGGGCTACTCAGGTACCGCCAGCTGCGCTGGCTCCGGAGGGCCGGATGTGGTTCAGCAGGTTCTGGGAGCCGGATTCATCCGGCGGTGTCCTGGGTAGCCCCGGGATTGATCCCGGGGCGGGGCGTTCAGTTCCATCCCGTACGATCCGCCACTTTGCAGGCAGTCCCGGCACTCGCTGGAATCCGCTCGGGCCTCGCCGTGGCCCCTCACTCCTCCTCCGGCAGCGGATCGCGGAGGAACTCTTCCAGCTCCCGCCGCACTTCCTCGGGCTCGACGTCCCCCACCATGCGCCCTTCGCCGGCGGCCGCCGGCAGCACCCAAACGAGACCGCCGCGCTGGGCTTTTTTGTCCCGGGCCATGATCTCCATCAGCTCGTCCACCTCCACCGGCGGCAGCGGCGGCAGGCGGAAGCGGCGCAGCAGGCGGCGCAGGCGCTCCGCCACCGCCTTCTCCAAACCGCGGTTCTCCGCCAGCCGGAGCGCGAAGAGCATGCCGTAGGCCACCGCCTCACCGTGGCGCAGGTCTTGATAGCCCAGGGCCACCTCCAAGGCGTGGCCCAGGGTGTGGCCGAAGTTGAGCAGACGGCGCTGGTCTCCTTCCTCCGGATCCCGCTCTACCACCCGTAGCTTGGCCTTGGCGGAAGCCACCACCACCGGCTCCAGCGCTGCCGGATCGCCGGCCAGGAGCTTGTTCAGGTCCCGCTCTACCCACTCCATCAGCAACGGATCGAGGAGCAGCGCCATCTTCACCACCTCCGCCAGCGCCGCCCGCAGCTCCTCCTTGGGCAGAGTGGCGAGGAAGGAGATCTCGCTGAGCACCAGCGCCGGATGATGGAAAAGACCGATGCTGTTCTTGGTGGCGCCGTGGTCGACGGCGGTCTTGCCTCCCAACGAGGCGTCCACCTGGGCCAGCAGGGTGGTGGGCAGCTGGAGGTACTCGATGCCGCGCAGGAAGCAGCCGGCAAGAAACCCACCCAGATCGCCGATGCTGCCGCCGCCGAAGGCCACCAGCCGGCTGTCCCGCTTGCCTCCGGACTCCAACATTTCCGCCCACAGGCGCCCGGCCACCTCCAGACTCTTGGCCTCCTCCCCCTCGGGAGCGGTGAGGGTCACCACCCGCCGTGCCGGCGCCAGCAACTCCTGGATGGCATCACCGTGGAGCTCCAGAATTCGCGGACTGCTGAGCAGGAAGACCAGGCGATCCGTCAGCCACTTGCTGGAGGATGCGCGAGAGGCCTCCACCACGCCGCTGCCGACGAAAACCGTGGTGGTGCCGCCGGGATGGCGCAGGCTCAGCCGCTGGGGCCCGTTACTCATGGATTCAGCCCTCTCCCTCGCCGGTGGAATCTTTTCCTCCCTGATCTTTGACCTTGCCGGTAAGGCTCAGCCCCAGCTCCGCCAGCTGGCGGGGATCCACCGGCGACGGCGCCTCGGTCATCAAGCAGGTCGCGGAGGTGGTCTTGGGGAAGGCGATGACGTCGCGGATGGAGGCGACGCCGGCGAGCACCATCACCAGCCGATCGAGGCCCAGGGCGATGCCCCCGTGGGGCGGCGCCCCGTAGCGCAGCGCCTCCAGCAGGAAGCCGAAGCGCTGCTCTGCCTCTTCGGCGTCAATGCCCAGCAGCGAGAAGACCCGCGCCTGCAGATCCGAGCGGTGGATACGGATCGAGCCGCCCCCCAGCTCCATGCCGTTGAGCACCACGTCGTAGGCCAGGGAACGGACCGCTCCAGGGTCCGACTCGAGCTTGTCCAGATCCCGGGGATCCGGGTGGGTGAAGGGATGGTGGGTGGAAAACCAGCGGTCCTCGTCCTCATCCCATTCCACCAGCGGAAAGTCGGTGACCCAGAGGAATTTGTACACCCCGTCGGGAACCAGCTCGTAGTGGCGGGCCAGCTCCAGCCGCAGAGCACCGAGGGCGGCGCAGGCCACCGGCTCCTGAGCCGCCACGATCAGGGCGATGCCCCCTTCCTCGAGCTCCAGCCGCTCTACCAGTGCCGCCTCTTCAGCGTCGCTGAGCACGCCCTTGACCTGGAATTGCACCTCGCCGTCCCGGCGGCGCAGGGCGAGCACGCCCATGGCGCCATGGCGGCGAGCGATCTCCGCCCAGCCGTCCAGCTGTTTGCGGCTGGCGGCGGCGGCTCCGGTACTTCCGGGCAGGGCGAAGGCCCGCACCACCCCACCGTCCGCCAGGGTCTGACTGAAGCCCCGGAAGGCGCTCTCGGCGAGCAGGTCCGAGAGATCCTGGATCTCCAGCCCGAAGCGCAGATCCGGCCGGTCGCTGCCGTAGCGCGCCATGGCCTCAGCCCAGGTCAGCCGAGGGAAAGGGGTCTCGATGTCGATGCCCGCCAGCGGGAAGACCCGGCGGAACAGTCCTTCCACCAGCTCGTAGACCTCCTCCTGATCGGGGAAGGAGAGCTCCACGTCCACCTGGGTGAACTCCGGCTGACGATCCGCCCGCAGATCCTCGTCGCGGAAGCAGCGGGCGATCTGCACGTAGCGCTCCATCCCCGCCACCATCAGGATCTGCTTGAAGATCTGGGGCGATTGGGGCAGGGCGTAGAAACGCCCCCGGTGGACCCGGCTAGGGACCAGGTAATCCCGAGCCCCCTCCGGCGTCGAGCGAGTGAGGATGGGCGTTTCGAGGTTGAGGAAGTCGTGCTCGTGGAAGTAGTTGAGGATCTCCAGGGTGACCTTGTCCCGGAGGATCAGATTGCGCTGCAGCTCCTGGCTGCGCAGGTCCAGATAGCGGTACTTGAGCCGCAGGGCCTCGCTCGCCTCGACCTTGCCGTCGGGGCTGAAGGGGGGCACCTCCGAAGGGCTGAGCACCTCGGCCTCGCTCACCACCACCTCGACCTCACCGGTGGCCATGTCGGGGTTGATGTTCTCCTCCGTGCGCCGGCGCACCGTGCCCCGCACCTCTACCACCCACTCGGCCCGTACCGGCTCCAGATCGGCGGCGGCCTGGGGATGATCCTCCGGCTCCACCACCGCCTGCACCACACCGCTACGGTCGCGCAGGTCGAGGAACACCAATCCCCCCAGGTCCCGGCGCCGATGCACCCAGGCCTGGAGCCGTACCGTCTCGCCTACTTGCTGCGGGGTCAGGGTCCCCGCTCCTAGCCGCTTCATCTTCCTCTCCTAACTCGCTGGCGCTGCAATCTCGATGAATCCAGAGTCGCTCTCCGATGGGGGGCTCTCCGATGGGGGCTCATGCTTCCGCGCCGCGATCCGTCTCCGCCAACATCTGGCGGTATTCGTCCTTGAGCTTGGCGTAGCGTCGGGCGTTGTCGCCGATGGCGGCGATCTCCTCCTCGCTCAGAGGCCGCGCCACCCGCGCCGGCACTCCCATCACCAGGTGGCCGGCGGGTACCCGCTTGCCCGGTGCCACCACCGCGCCGGCTCCCACCTGGGCGCCAGCCTCCACCACCGCTCCGTCGAGGACCCGGGCACCGATGCCGATGAGGGCGCCATCCTCCACCCGGCAACCGTGGACCACGGCGCCATGACCGATGACCACTCCGGCACCAATCTGGAGGTCGAAACGGCCGCCGGTGACGTGCAGCACCGCACCGTCCTGGACGTTGGTACCAGCCCCGACGCGGATGGAATGGACGTCACCGCGGGCCACCGCACCGAACCAAAAGGAAACGTCGTCCCCCAGCTCCACATCCCCCACCACGACTGCCGTGGGGGCGATGAAGACGCGGTGACCGAGCACCGGCAGCTGGCCGCGATAGGGGTAGACGGGCATGCAATCTCGTGAGTCGTTTCTCGTCGCTGCCCGGGGCGCTTTCCACGCCGTCAGTCCGGGCGCCCCGGCGTATTCCAGCTAGGGCTTCGTCACAAAGAATCGGGATCTTAGCACGCAGCAGGGTCGGAGCTCATCGCATACAATCCGACCGTGGCCGAGCTCGACCCACCCTCCCAACCGACCGCCATCGACGTGGTGATCCCCGCCTTCAACGAGGAGGCGTCGCTGCCCTTGGTCTTGGCGGCGCTACCCCGTTCCCCCGCGGACCCCATCGCGGTGCGCCGGGTGGCGGTGGCGGACAATAATTCCACCGACGGCACCGCCGAAGCGGCCCGCCGGGGTGGTGCGGAAGTGGTGCCGGCACCGCGCCAAGGCTATGGCAGCGCCTGCCTCGCCGCCCTCGACCATCTGCGCCGCAACGACCCTCCGGAAATCGTGGTCTTCCTGGATGCCGACTTCTCCGATCATCCGGAGGAGCTGCCCCGGCTGGTAGCCCCGATTCTCGCCGACGAGGCGGATCTGGTCATCGGTTCCCGGGTCCTGGGCCAGCGCGAACGCGGCGCCCTGCTGCCCCAG
Coding sequences within it:
- a CDS encoding riboflavin synthase; the protein is MFTGLVAERGRLIAAPTPSGQGGRRLELVHSLELSERLSPGASLAVSGVCLTVTDLSPGRTVVELSPETLSRTTLGDLDARDEVNLEPALRMGDPLGGHWVQGHVDTTVEVVERRDLDEHRELFFSLPADLAPFLVEKGSVTLDGVSLTVAAQAADRFSVALIPHTLEITTLSELQVGGRVNLEIDVLAKYVHQALAARGVTGGLTGGATE
- the ribD gene encoding bifunctional diaminohydroxyphosphoribosylaminopyrimidine deaminase/5-amino-6-(5-phosphoribosylamino)uracil reductase RibD; this encodes MRPPKTWWNSAPGSSLLPSSSSSRRYLRRALSLAARGRYGTSPNPRVGAVLVRDGEVVGEGYHRRPGGPHAEVEALRQAGDAARGATLYVTLEPCSHHGRTPPCADAVLEAGVARVVACHRDPNPQVAGNGFQRLRDAGVEVEWGLETGEDTTRDAVALNLPFLTSLVLQRPAVTVKWAMSLDGRIATASGESQWISSPQGRRWALDLREEHDAILVGSGTAVADDPRLNRRMSKAPGPILRVVMDRRLRLPPTARLFQVEGEVVVYTESPDEAAHRRLEEAGATVVADLPGGVEPVSVLADLHRRGVQSLLVEGGGVLLASFVEAQLFDRVAVDCAPMLIGGAGAPGPLGGAGALSLTEAPRIEELVIRRRGGDLILEGFREGCLPDLLRSVVG
- the ftsY gene encoding signal recognition particle-docking protein FtsY, yielding MTDSENEESLEIAPEAQIPEQIQQRGFLGKLKRGLFMTHTELLEKVSDAMEGRATLDQETLEYLEEVLISADLGVETALELVEAVKQQVRPGQGGDIVRIREILADEMAVLLLDAPQPPKRTDGPLVTLMVGVNGVGKTTTIAKLAKRSLNQGEKVLLAAGDTFRAAAIEQLQLWGERLGVGVVSQSSGADPAAVVFDALQAARARGIDHLIVDTAGRLHTKEHLMKELAKIRRVVGREAADWQVRTLLVLDATTGQNALSQARQFTSVAEVDGVILSKMDGTAKGGMAVAVARDLRLPVLYIGVGEAAEDLVEFRPREFASALIL
- a CDS encoding HD domain-containing protein, coding for MALSLKLRQVLFLLILLAGVIPLAISTAVLTGPTQDLLRTQEQTDLTRTAGALSREVDRYLIEARHQLELLGETILAATADQAPPQVEGEAAASPDGRSDGELVGPANIELILRSPGFGRFLQSFFREHSDWPLLAVVDSAGRGPQFTSQTVTPAMNRAVAEAFQQAVTHGEPVYRFVKDLDAQRPAVVLAVPVGLARAASGAGNDSGAAVEDSGGAVETAPALVLEAVLQPPRLIDDLAGGVGRGGPEDAFLIDREGQLIWASTDSEERQRALLESELISSFVQRPMPLTEIYPVTVAGESQRMIAIVSPIEEPGWGVVVHRPEASAFANVRRLLFTALVSSLFLVLLALIIAYLASGWIGQPIQRLAATTHDIAAGDFSSRVDTAGLRFELGDLAADFNAMGSTVERYVAQLQRAAQANRELFIGSLRAFTAAIDAKDPYTRGHSERVAAVARTIARHLGQPEDFQSRLWIAALLHDVGKIGVEDRILKKGGVLAPEEYEQMKMHTVIGADIMAPIEQLREALPVIRWHHENWNGRGYPDGLKGEQIPLQARIVAVADTFDAITTNRPYQNAYTLEYAVETITKLTGARFDAKIVTAFLKAVKKGEIKPAKAVPAEPANVSLASG
- the aroB gene encoding 3-dehydroquinate synthase, giving the protein MSNGPQRLSLRHPGGTTTVFVGSGVVEASRASSSKWLTDRLVFLLSSPRILELHGDAIQELLAPARRVVTLTAPEGEEAKSLEVAGRLWAEMLESGGKRDSRLVAFGGGSIGDLGGFLAGCFLRGIEYLQLPTTLLAQVDASLGGKTAVDHGATKNSIGLFHHPALVLSEISFLATLPKEELRAALAEVVKMALLLDPLLMEWVERDLNKLLAGDPAALEPVVVASAKAKLRVVERDPEEGDQRRLLNFGHTLGHALEVALGYQDLRHGEAVAYGMLFALRLAENRGLEKAVAERLRRLLRRFRLPPLPPVEVDELMEIMARDKKAQRGGLVWVLPAAAGEGRMVGDVEPEEVRRELEEFLRDPLPEEE
- the aspS gene encoding aspartate--tRNA ligase, which codes for MKRLGAGTLTPQQVGETVRLQAWVHRRRDLGGLVFLDLRDRSGVVQAVVEPEDHPQAAADLEPVRAEWVVEVRGTVRRRTEENINPDMATGEVEVVVSEAEVLSPSEVPPFSPDGKVEASEALRLKYRYLDLRSQELQRNLILRDKVTLEILNYFHEHDFLNLETPILTRSTPEGARDYLVPSRVHRGRFYALPQSPQIFKQILMVAGMERYVQIARCFRDEDLRADRQPEFTQVDVELSFPDQEEVYELVEGLFRRVFPLAGIDIETPFPRLTWAEAMARYGSDRPDLRFGLEIQDLSDLLAESAFRGFSQTLADGGVVRAFALPGSTGAAAASRKQLDGWAEIARRHGAMGVLALRRRDGEVQFQVKGVLSDAEEAALVERLELEEGGIALIVAAQEPVACAALGALRLELARHYELVPDGVYKFLWVTDFPLVEWDEDEDRWFSTHHPFTHPDPRDLDKLESDPGAVRSLAYDVVLNGMELGGGSIRIHRSDLQARVFSLLGIDAEEAEQRFGFLLEALRYGAPPHGGIALGLDRLVMVLAGVASIRDVIAFPKTTSATCLMTEAPSPVDPRQLAELGLSLTGKVKDQGGKDSTGEGEG
- a CDS encoding gamma carbonic anhydrase family protein, with product MPVYPYRGQLPVLGHRVFIAPTAVVVGDVELGDDVSFWFGAVARGDVHSIRVGAGTNVQDGAVLHVTGGRFDLQIGAGVVIGHGAVVHGCRVEDGALIGIGARVLDGAVVEAGAQVGAGAVVAPGKRVPAGHLVMGVPARVARPLSEEEIAAIGDNARRYAKLKDEYRQMLAETDRGAEA
- a CDS encoding glycosyltransferase family 2 protein, with amino-acid sequence MAELDPPSQPTAIDVVIPAFNEEASLPLVLAALPRSPADPIAVRRVAVADNNSTDGTAEAARRGGAEVVPAPRQGYGSACLAALDHLRRNDPPEIVVFLDADFSDHPEELPRLVAPILADEADLVIGSRVLGQRERGALLPQARAGNLVACTLIRLFYGHRYTDLGPFRAIRWQALEELRMSDPDFGWTAEMQVKALRRGLRVTEVPASYRKRVGQSKITGTVKGTVLAGYKILWTVFRYTWERTSRKPQ